A portion of the Musa acuminata AAA Group cultivar baxijiao chromosome BXJ1-1, Cavendish_Baxijiao_AAA, whole genome shotgun sequence genome contains these proteins:
- the LOC103988257 gene encoding uncharacterized protein LOC103988257, producing the protein MRGEPQMGLDEENIPNDSDPLIQRQIEESSQPPEGLDEIKDEEADAGSSACCRICLENESFPGDELISPCMCKGTQQFVHRSCLDHWRSVKEGFAFSHCTTCKAQFHLRVEFLEDYPWRKIKFRVFVARDVFLVFLAIQTVIATIGGFVYFLDKNGGFRNSFSDSWDRILSKHPVPFYYCIGVLVFFVLLGFFGLILHCSSFDSSDPCMTGCRNCCYGWGILDCFPASMEACFALVVIFVIVFAILGIAYGFLAATMAIQRIWQRHYHILTKRELTKEYVVEDLHGYYTPPKMDPEHEERLRVLKLL; encoded by the exons ATGAGAGGGGAACCGCAGATGGGTTTGGACGAGGAGAATATTCCTAACGATTCCGATCCCCTTATCCAGAGACAGATTGAAGAATCTTCACAGCCACCCGAGGGTTTGGACGAGATCAAGGACGAGGAGGCTGACGCTGGTTCGTCTGCTTGTTGCCGCATCTGCCTTGAGAACGAATCCTTCCCAG GTGATGAGTTGATATCTCCATGCATGTGCAAGGGCACCCAGCAATTTGTCCACCGTTCATGCCTTGATCATTGGCGTTCAGTGAAG GAAGGATTTGCCTTCTCTCACTGCACGACATGCAAGGCTCAATTTCATCTGCGAGTAGAGTTCCTGGAGGACTACCCATGGCGTAAAATAAAGTTCCGTGTTTTTGTAGCCAGAGATGTCTTCCTTGTCTTCCTTGCCATACAAACT GTCATTGCTACCATTGGTGGTTTTGTCTATTTTTTGGACAAAAATGGGGGCTTCAGGAATTCATTCAGTGACAGTTGGGACCGCATTCTATCGAAGCATCCTGTACCCTTCTACTACTGCATAG GTGTCTTGGTGTTCTTTGTGCTACTTGGGTTCTTTGGGCTGATACTGCACTGCTCATCCTTTGATAGCAGTGATCCCTGCATGACTGGTTGCCGAAACTGCTGCTACGGGTGGGGAATACTGGATTGCTTCCCTGCTTCCATGGAAGCGTGCTTCGCACTAGTAGTCATATTTGTCATCGTGTTTGCCATCCTAGGCATTGCCTACGGTTTCCTTGCAGCTACCATGGCCATCCAGAGGATTTGGCAGAGGCACTATCACATCCTCACCAAGAGGGAGCTCACAAAG GAATATGTGGTAGAGGACCTTCACGGGTATTACACACCACCAAAAATGGATCCTGAGCATGAAGAGCGCCTGAGGGTGCTCAAGCTTCTCTAG
- the LOC135583113 gene encoding chaperone protein dnaJ 49-like produces MDGNKDEALKCLRIGKDALESGDRARALKFLSKARRLDPALPIGDLISAVAAADGESGGADDSAASADSSQPDGPSGGSSSRAAAAAASSSRSKARVSSDGSVSSRDYTEEQVTVVRQIKKEKDYYQILGLEKGCTVEEVRKAYRKLSLKVHPDKNNAPGAEEAFKAVSKAFQCLSDEESRKRYDLVGSDEITLTRPAARHRNRGFNGFYDEDIDADEIFRNFFFGGGPPVATPFGTFRFRAGGMGGPSAQEMRGSGNPNLRMLIQILPVIILLLLNFLPSSEPLYSFSRSYPYEHKLETSRGVAYFVKSVKFEEEYPYQSPKRIALEDRVERDYVGILSQNCRVELQRRQWGLSFQTPYCDKLQKFQATT; encoded by the coding sequence ATGGACGGGAACAAAGACGAGGCTTTGAAGTGCCTTCGGATCGGGAAGGACGCGCTGGAGTCCGGGGACCGAGCTCGTGCCCTTAAATTCCTCTCCAAGGCTCGCCGTCTCGATCCCGCTCTCCCGATCGGCGATCTCATCTCGGCCGTCGCTGCCGCCGATGGTGAGTCTGGAGGTGCCGATGATTCCGCTGCGTCGGCGGACTCTTCCCAGCCTGACGGGCCCTCCGGTGGTTCTTCTTCTCGCGCGGCAGCTGCCGCCGCCTCCTCTTCTCGTTCCAAGGCTAGGGTTTCCTCGGATGGCTCTGTTTCTTCCAGGGATTACACCGAGGAGCAGGTAACCGTCGTCAGGCAGATCAAGAAGGAAAAAGATTACTATCAGATCTTGGGGCTGGAGAAGGGATGCACAGTGGAGGAAGTTAGGAAGGCTTACCGCAAGCTCTCTTTGAAGGTGCATCCGGACAAGAACAACGCGCCCGGCGCCGAGGAAGCATTCAAGGCGGTCTCTAAGGCCTTCCAATGCCTCAGCGATGAGGAGAGCAGGAAAAGGTACGATCTTGTCGGATCGGACGAGATTACTCTCACTCGGCCTGCGGCACGGCATAGGAATCGCGGGTTCAATGGCTTCTATGACGAGGATATTGATGCTGATGAGATTTTTAGGAATTTCTTCTTCGGTGGAGGGCCTCCTGTCGCCACTCCTTTCGGCACTTTCCGGTTTAGAGCTGGTGGCATGGGTGGGCCAAGCGCTCAAGAGATGCGTGGTTCCGGCAATCCTAACCTCCGGATGCTCATACAGATTTTGCCTGTCATCATTCTGCTACTGCTGAACTTTCTTCCAtcttctgaacccttgtattcgtTCTCTCGTTCCTATCCTTATGAGCACAAGCTTGAGACATCAAGAGGCGTTGCGTACTTTGTTAAGTCGGTGAAATTTGAAGAAGAATATCCTTACCAGAGCCCAAAACGCATTGCTTTGGAAGACCGTGTGGAGAGAGACTATGTTGGGATCCTTTCACAGAACTGCCGGGTTGAGTTGCAGAGGCGGCAGTGGGGCCTGTCATTCCAAACACCATATTGTGACAAGCTTCAGAAGTTTCAGGCAACAACTTGA
- the LOC135614515 gene encoding GTP-binding nuclear protein Ran1B-like: protein MALPNQQTVDYPSFKLVLVGDGGTGKTTFVKRHLTGEFEKKYEPTIGVEVHPLDFFTNCGKIRFYCWDTAGQEKFGGLRDGYYIHGQCAIIMFDVTARLTYKNVPTWHRDLCRVCENIPIVLCGNKVDVKNRQVKAKQVTFHRKKNLQYYEISAKSNYNFEKPFLYLARKLAGDPNLHFVESPALAPPEVQIDLAAQQQHEAELAAAAAQPLPDDDDDVFD, encoded by the exons ATG GCATTGCCGAATCAGCAAACCGTTGATTACCCGAGCTTTAAGCTCGTCCTCGTCGGTGACGGAGGGACTG GAAAGACGACGTTTGTGAAGAGGCACCTTACTGGTGAATTTGAGAAGAAGTATGAGC CTACTATTGGTGTTGAGGTCCATCCTTTGGATTTTTTCACAAACTGTGGGAAGATCCGCTTCTATTGCTGGGATACAGCTGGTCAAGAAAAATTCGGTGGTCTTAGGGATGGTTACTA CATCCATGGTCAATGTGCCATTATTATGTTCGATGTTACTGCCAGGTTAACATACAAAAATGTCCCAACATGGCACCGGGATCTGTGCAG GGTCTGCGAGAATATTCCTATCGTTCTCTGTGGTAACAAGGTCGATGTGAAGAACAGGCAGGTTAAAGCTAAGCAAGTTACATTCCACAGAAAGAAGAACCTCCAATACTATGAGATCTCTGCAAAGAGCAATTATAACTTCGAGAAGCCCTTCCTGTATCTTGCTAGAAAACTTGCTGG GGACCCAAATCTTCACTTTGTTGAATCACCTGCTCTTGCACCTCCAGAAGTCCAGATTGACCTGGCTGCACAGCAACA GCATGAAGCAGAACTGGCTGCAGCCGCTGCCCAGCCTCttcctgatgatgatgatgatgtatttgattaG